The following proteins come from a genomic window of Solea solea chromosome 3, fSolSol10.1, whole genome shotgun sequence:
- the tbc1d30 gene encoding TBC1 domain family member 30 isoform X2: protein MSSQFKVNELLQVDICDVFTGENFDNFEPKHQDDFCGFERWTESPSEPSPAPARPGSVTQESGTMSGHCSDTESRCDGLSAARSAILDCLLVELYETCSSRRTLDSWDSSTEASGSDAFLGRSNCGSSFLQELQLKHTRRLQVNYLQQKAPEELQSIIQEVKYRTSLQSAKLIRQLRRRDRLCHKLQKNYDIITACLQAVSQKRRVDTRLKFTIEPSLGKNGFQQWYDALKAVARLHTGIPKEWRKRVWLTLADQYLHTISIDWEKTLRFAFNERSNPDDDSLGVQIVKDLHRTGCSSYCGQEGEQDRVVLKRVLLAFARWNKSVGYCQGFNVLAALILEVTEGDESDALKVMIYLIDKVLPESYFANNLRALSVDMAVFRDLLRLKLPRLSQHLHHLQKAANREAGGSYEPPLTNVFTMQWFLTMFATCLPSSTVLKIWDSVFFEGSEILFRVALAIWERLGERIEYCPTADDFYSTMGCLTQEMLEKNLVDPGELMQEVYSMAVFPFPQLSELREKYTYNITPFPTSVKSNGSGVGSWESDDDDADMDDEDSVVTALGCLGPLGGLLAPELQRYHRHLRDQRTEQGNFTQLSPGAVGGAGGGARAEHQAAINSMMMERMSTDIYALKKQYTRIKRRQQQQAMQLYIRTGLGREVPMSAGLLQEQMDKPRNSSDRYSDEKCPATRVLASQLNPSSAVINHLLLGRKPRSRPTSTSHSSPCRQHWGSLPSHSSRPPGNDSSESGSPWRAHVRVHRRNVARARAQLGFEDSEEREDEGEEENKRNDDDDQNKDESDVTVSPSSDPSVTGSVCEEAPQVSDETNTAQVSQVVVKLENELKPETQPSVPEPPAHSVPEPPAPSAADVPAAPPAADVPAAPPAADVSAGEDAVDLPAGEDGCGPSVPPPSSNRHKESDSSASKRNTTSSPPSLHLSAACMPSSSSSSSILSSSLSPVPTSLPSGSVSPTPDPTSFLPLSLPASSTFYKTSCPSTPSLCSISLSSKSLISSSPSTPVLSSTSSTPKQQQLFSPFPSVKHPRKSPAARNLGLYGPTSRTPTVHFPQLSRSRAAGTTDRR, encoded by the exons ATGTCGTCGCAGTTTAAAGTGAACGAACTTTTACAAGTTGACATATGTGACGTGTTCACCGGAGAAAACTTTGACAACTTTGAGCCCAAACATCAGGACGATTTCTGCGGCTTTGAGCGCTGGACCGAGTCACCGTCAGAACCGTCACCAGCTCCGGCTCGCCCCGGTTCTGTGACCCAGGAGAGCGGCACCATGAGCGGACACTGCAGTGACACTGAGTCCCGCTGTGACGGACTCTCCGCGGCCAGGTCCGCCATACTAGACTGCCTCCTGGTGGAACTGTATGAGacgtgcagcagcaggagaacccTGGACAGCTGGGACAGCTCAACCGAAGCTTCCGGTTCTGATGCGTTTCTGGGCCGAAGCAACTGCGGCTCTAGTTTCCTGCAGGAGCTTCAGCTGAAACACACCCGGAGGCTGCAGGTGAACTACCTGCAACAGAAGG CTCCAGAGGAGCTGCAGTCGATCATCCAGGAGGTGAAATATCGTACAAGTCTTCAGTCGGCCAAACTGATTCGTCAGCTGAGGAGACGAGACCGTCTTTGTCACAAACTACAGAAgaactatgacatcatcacagcgtGTCTTCAAGCTGTCTCTCAAAAACGac GTGTTGACACCAGGTTGAAGTTCACCATTGAACCGTCGCTGGGAAAGAACGGATTCCAGCAG TGGTACGATGCCCTGAAAGCTGTGGCCAGACTTCATACTGGGATTCCAAAGGAATGGAGGAAGAGG GTTTGGCTCACACTCGCTGACCAGTACCTTCACACCATCTCCATCGACTGGGAAAAGACACTTCGCTTTGCCTTTAATGAGCGCAGCAACCCGGACGACGACTCCCTCGGCGTCCAAATCGTCAAG GACCTGCACAGGACTGGATGCAGTTCTTACTGTGGCCAGGAGGGGGAGCAGGACCGAGTGGTGCTGAAGAGGGTGTTGTTGGCGTTTGCTCGCTGGAATAAAAGTGTGGGTTATTGTCAAGGTTTTAACGTCCTGGCTGCATTAATACTGGAGGTGACGGAGGGAGACGAGAGTGACGCACTGAAG gtgaTGATTTACCTGATTGACAAAGTTCTGCCTGAAAGTTATTTTGCCAACAACCTACGAGCTTtgtcag tGGACATGGCCGTGTTTCGGGACCTGCTGCGTCTCAAACTTCCCAGACTTTCCCAGCATCTCCATCACCTtcaaaaagcagcaaacagaGAAGCTGGAG gcagTTACGAGCCTCCTCTCACTAACGTGTTCACCATGCAGTGGTTCCTCACCATGTTTGCCACCTGCCTGCCTTCGTCTACAGTTCTCAAGATCTGGGACTCGGTCTTCTTTGAAGGTTCTGAGATTCTGTTTCGCGTCGCTCTCGCTATCTGGGAGCGACTGGGAGA GAGGATCGAGTACTGTCCCACAGCAGATGACTTCTACAGTACCATGGGTTGTTTGACTCAGGAAATGTTAGAGAAGAACCTCGTTGATCCAGGTGAACTCATGCAG gAAGTGTATTCCATGGCGGTGTTTCCTTTCCCTCAGTTGTCTGAGCTCAGAGAGAAATACACATACAACATCACTCCATTCCCCACATCTGTCAAATCCAATGGAAG TGGTGTGGGCAGCTGGgaaagtgatgatgatgatgctgacaTGGATGATGAAGACTCTGTGGTCACTGCTCTCGGGTGTTTGGGGCCACTGGGAGGTTTACTGGCCCCAGAGCTGCAGAGATACCACAGACACCTGCGAg accAGAGAACAGAGCAGGGAAACTTCACACAGCTGAGCCCGGGCGCAGTGggaggagcagggggagggGCCAGGGCGGAGCATCAAGCTGCCATCAACAGTATGATGATGGAGAGAATGAGCACCGACATCTATGCCTTAAAGAAACAGTACACTCGTATCAAGAGACGACAGCAGCAACAGGCCATGCAACTGTACATACGCACAG GACTTGGACGTGAAGTTCCCATGAGTGCAGGACTTCTTCAGGAACAGATGGACAAACCCAGGAACAGTTCTGACCGATACTCTGATG AAAAATGTCCTGCAACTCGTGTCCTCGCCTCTCAGCTCAACCCGTCCAGTGCCGTCATCAACCACCTGCTGCTGGGTCGTAAACCACGTAGCAGACCCACATCCACCAGTCACAGCTCCCCCTGCAGGCAGCACTGGGGATCACTGCCCTCCCACAGCAGCAGACCTCCAGGAAACGACAGCAGCGAGTCTGGGTCACCGTGGCGAGCTCATGTCCGGGTTCATCGCAGGAACGTAGCCCGGGCTCGAGCTCAGCTGGGATTTGAAGAttcagaggaaagagaggatgaaggtgaagaggaaaacaagaggaacgatgatgatgatcagaATAAAGACGAGAGTGATGTCACCGTTTCTCCTTCGTCTGATCCTTCTGTTACTGGTTCAGTTTGTGAAGAAGCTCCTCAAGTTTCtgatgaaacaaacacagcacaagtttcacaggttgtggtgaaattAGAGAACGAGTTGAAGCCAGAAACACAACCTTCAGTCCCTGAACCTCCAGCTCATTCAGTCCCTGAACCTCCAGCTCCTTCAGCTGCCGATgttcctgcagctcctccagctgccGATgttcctgcagctcctccagctgccGATGTTTCAGCAGGTGAAGATGCTGTAGATCTTCCTGCAGGTGAAGATGGATGTGGTCCTTCagttcctcctccttcttcaaaCAGGCACAAAGAGTCAGACTCCTCAGCTTCCAAGAGAAACACCACCTCTTCACCTCCATCACTCCACCTCTCCGCCGCCTGCAtgccttcttcttcctcctcctcctcaatcctgagttcatctctctctcctgtccccACATCACTTCCTTCTGGCTCCGTCTCTCCAACACCAGACCCtacctccttcctccctctctcgcttCCTGCTTCCTCCACCTTTTATAAAACCTCCTGTCcctccactccctctctctgctccatcTCCTTATCCTCTAAatctctcatctcctcctccccgTCCACGCCGGTGTtaagctccacctcctccactcccaaacagcagcagctcttctCTCCGTTCCCAAGCGTGAAACATCCCAGAAAGTCGCCGGCAGCGAGAAACCTCGGTCTGTACGGACCTACGTCCAGAACTCCCACCGTCCACTTCCCTCAGCTGAGCCGCAGTAGAGCGGCCGGAACCACGGACAGGAGATGA
- the tbc1d30 gene encoding TBC1 domain family member 30 isoform X4, translating into MKCSLKRDPLIYFQMFLCHELSLQCVCAARTVLVGCGIICDRKWACFSALISESEIKRRCCRMMERSRRTDEERSGVDTRLKFTIEPSLGKNGFQQWYDALKAVARLHTGIPKEWRKRVWLTLADQYLHTISIDWEKTLRFAFNERSNPDDDSLGVQIVKDLHRTGCSSYCGQEGEQDRVVLKRVLLAFARWNKSVGYCQGFNVLAALILEVTEGDESDALKVMIYLIDKVLPESYFANNLRALSVDMAVFRDLLRLKLPRLSQHLHHLQKAANREAGGSYEPPLTNVFTMQWFLTMFATCLPSSTVLKIWDSVFFEGSEILFRVALAIWERLGERIEYCPTADDFYSTMGCLTQEMLEKNLVDPGELMQEVYSMAVFPFPQLSELREKYTYNITPFPTSVKSNGSSGVGSWESDDDDADMDDEDSVVTALGCLGPLGGLLAPELQRYHRHLRDQRTEQGNFTQLSPGAVGGAGGGARAEHQAAINSMMMERMSTDIYALKKQYTRIKRRQQQQAMQLYIRTGLGREVPMSAGLLQEQMDKPRNSSDRYSDEKCPATRVLASQLNPSSAVINHLLLGRKPRSRPTSTSHSSPCRQHWGSLPSHSSRPPGNDSSESGSPWRAHVRVHRRNVARARAQLGFEDSEEREDEGEEENKRNDDDDQNKDESDVTVSPSSDPSVTGSVCEEAPQVSDETNTAQVSQVVVKLENELKPETQPSVPEPPAHSVPEPPAPSAADVPAAPPAADVPAAPPAADVSAGEDAVDLPAGEDGCGPSVPPPSSNRHKESDSSASKRNTTSSPPSLHLSAACMPSSSSSSSILSSSLSPVPTSLPSGSVSPTPDPTSFLPLSLPASSTFYKTSCPSTPSLCSISLSSKSLISSSPSTPVLSSTSSTPKQQQLFSPFPSVKHPRKSPAARNLGLYGPTSRTPTVHFPQLSRSRAAGTTDRR; encoded by the exons ATGAAGTGTTCTTTGAAACGTGATCcgttgatttattttcaaatgtttctgtGTCATGAGCTCAGCCttcagtgtgtatgtgcagcGCGCACGGTGCTCGTGGGTTGTGGAATAATCTGTGACCGGAAATGGGCGTGTTTTTCCGCGTTAATCTCTGAAAGCGAAATAAAGCGACGCTGCTGCAGAATGATGGAGCGGAGCAGAAGAACAGACGAGGAACGTTCAG GTGTTGACACCAGGTTGAAGTTCACCATTGAACCGTCGCTGGGAAAGAACGGATTCCAGCAG TGGTACGATGCCCTGAAAGCTGTGGCCAGACTTCATACTGGGATTCCAAAGGAATGGAGGAAGAGG GTTTGGCTCACACTCGCTGACCAGTACCTTCACACCATCTCCATCGACTGGGAAAAGACACTTCGCTTTGCCTTTAATGAGCGCAGCAACCCGGACGACGACTCCCTCGGCGTCCAAATCGTCAAG GACCTGCACAGGACTGGATGCAGTTCTTACTGTGGCCAGGAGGGGGAGCAGGACCGAGTGGTGCTGAAGAGGGTGTTGTTGGCGTTTGCTCGCTGGAATAAAAGTGTGGGTTATTGTCAAGGTTTTAACGTCCTGGCTGCATTAATACTGGAGGTGACGGAGGGAGACGAGAGTGACGCACTGAAG gtgaTGATTTACCTGATTGACAAAGTTCTGCCTGAAAGTTATTTTGCCAACAACCTACGAGCTTtgtcag tGGACATGGCCGTGTTTCGGGACCTGCTGCGTCTCAAACTTCCCAGACTTTCCCAGCATCTCCATCACCTtcaaaaagcagcaaacagaGAAGCTGGAG gcagTTACGAGCCTCCTCTCACTAACGTGTTCACCATGCAGTGGTTCCTCACCATGTTTGCCACCTGCCTGCCTTCGTCTACAGTTCTCAAGATCTGGGACTCGGTCTTCTTTGAAGGTTCTGAGATTCTGTTTCGCGTCGCTCTCGCTATCTGGGAGCGACTGGGAGA GAGGATCGAGTACTGTCCCACAGCAGATGACTTCTACAGTACCATGGGTTGTTTGACTCAGGAAATGTTAGAGAAGAACCTCGTTGATCCAGGTGAACTCATGCAG gAAGTGTATTCCATGGCGGTGTTTCCTTTCCCTCAGTTGTCTGAGCTCAGAGAGAAATACACATACAACATCACTCCATTCCCCACATCTGTCAAATCCAATGGAAG CAGTGGTGTGGGCAGCTGGgaaagtgatgatgatgatgctgacaTGGATGATGAAGACTCTGTGGTCACTGCTCTCGGGTGTTTGGGGCCACTGGGAGGTTTACTGGCCCCAGAGCTGCAGAGATACCACAGACACCTGCGAg accAGAGAACAGAGCAGGGAAACTTCACACAGCTGAGCCCGGGCGCAGTGggaggagcagggggagggGCCAGGGCGGAGCATCAAGCTGCCATCAACAGTATGATGATGGAGAGAATGAGCACCGACATCTATGCCTTAAAGAAACAGTACACTCGTATCAAGAGACGACAGCAGCAACAGGCCATGCAACTGTACATACGCACAG GACTTGGACGTGAAGTTCCCATGAGTGCAGGACTTCTTCAGGAACAGATGGACAAACCCAGGAACAGTTCTGACCGATACTCTGATG AAAAATGTCCTGCAACTCGTGTCCTCGCCTCTCAGCTCAACCCGTCCAGTGCCGTCATCAACCACCTGCTGCTGGGTCGTAAACCACGTAGCAGACCCACATCCACCAGTCACAGCTCCCCCTGCAGGCAGCACTGGGGATCACTGCCCTCCCACAGCAGCAGACCTCCAGGAAACGACAGCAGCGAGTCTGGGTCACCGTGGCGAGCTCATGTCCGGGTTCATCGCAGGAACGTAGCCCGGGCTCGAGCTCAGCTGGGATTTGAAGAttcagaggaaagagaggatgaaggtgaagaggaaaacaagaggaacgatgatgatgatcagaATAAAGACGAGAGTGATGTCACCGTTTCTCCTTCGTCTGATCCTTCTGTTACTGGTTCAGTTTGTGAAGAAGCTCCTCAAGTTTCtgatgaaacaaacacagcacaagtttcacaggttgtggtgaaattAGAGAACGAGTTGAAGCCAGAAACACAACCTTCAGTCCCTGAACCTCCAGCTCATTCAGTCCCTGAACCTCCAGCTCCTTCAGCTGCCGATgttcctgcagctcctccagctgccGATgttcctgcagctcctccagctgccGATGTTTCAGCAGGTGAAGATGCTGTAGATCTTCCTGCAGGTGAAGATGGATGTGGTCCTTCagttcctcctccttcttcaaaCAGGCACAAAGAGTCAGACTCCTCAGCTTCCAAGAGAAACACCACCTCTTCACCTCCATCACTCCACCTCTCCGCCGCCTGCAtgccttcttcttcctcctcctcctcaatcctgagttcatctctctctcctgtccccACATCACTTCCTTCTGGCTCCGTCTCTCCAACACCAGACCCtacctccttcctccctctctcgcttCCTGCTTCCTCCACCTTTTATAAAACCTCCTGTCcctccactccctctctctgctccatcTCCTTATCCTCTAAatctctcatctcctcctccccgTCCACGCCGGTGTtaagctccacctcctccactcccaaacagcagcagctcttctCTCCGTTCCCAAGCGTGAAACATCCCAGAAAGTCGCCGGCAGCGAGAAACCTCGGTCTGTACGGACCTACGTCCAGAACTCCCACCGTCCACTTCCCTCAGCTGAGCCGCAGTAGAGCGGCCGGAACCACGGACAGGAGATGA
- the tbc1d30 gene encoding TBC1 domain family member 30 isoform X1 produces the protein MSSQFKVNELLQVDICDVFTGENFDNFEPKHQDDFCGFERWTESPSEPSPAPARPGSVTQESGTMSGHCSDTESRCDGLSAARSAILDCLLVELYETCSSRRTLDSWDSSTEASGSDAFLGRSNCGSSFLQELQLKHTRRLQVNYLQQKAPEELQSIIQEVKYRTSLQSAKLIRQLRRRDRLCHKLQKNYDIITACLQAVSQKRRVDTRLKFTIEPSLGKNGFQQWYDALKAVARLHTGIPKEWRKRVWLTLADQYLHTISIDWEKTLRFAFNERSNPDDDSLGVQIVKDLHRTGCSSYCGQEGEQDRVVLKRVLLAFARWNKSVGYCQGFNVLAALILEVTEGDESDALKVMIYLIDKVLPESYFANNLRALSVDMAVFRDLLRLKLPRLSQHLHHLQKAANREAGGSYEPPLTNVFTMQWFLTMFATCLPSSTVLKIWDSVFFEGSEILFRVALAIWERLGERIEYCPTADDFYSTMGCLTQEMLEKNLVDPGELMQEVYSMAVFPFPQLSELREKYTYNITPFPTSVKSNGSSGVGSWESDDDDADMDDEDSVVTALGCLGPLGGLLAPELQRYHRHLRDQRTEQGNFTQLSPGAVGGAGGGARAEHQAAINSMMMERMSTDIYALKKQYTRIKRRQQQQAMQLYIRTGLGREVPMSAGLLQEQMDKPRNSSDRYSDEKCPATRVLASQLNPSSAVINHLLLGRKPRSRPTSTSHSSPCRQHWGSLPSHSSRPPGNDSSESGSPWRAHVRVHRRNVARARAQLGFEDSEEREDEGEEENKRNDDDDQNKDESDVTVSPSSDPSVTGSVCEEAPQVSDETNTAQVSQVVVKLENELKPETQPSVPEPPAHSVPEPPAPSAADVPAAPPAADVPAAPPAADVSAGEDAVDLPAGEDGCGPSVPPPSSNRHKESDSSASKRNTTSSPPSLHLSAACMPSSSSSSSILSSSLSPVPTSLPSGSVSPTPDPTSFLPLSLPASSTFYKTSCPSTPSLCSISLSSKSLISSSPSTPVLSSTSSTPKQQQLFSPFPSVKHPRKSPAARNLGLYGPTSRTPTVHFPQLSRSRAAGTTDRR, from the exons ATGTCGTCGCAGTTTAAAGTGAACGAACTTTTACAAGTTGACATATGTGACGTGTTCACCGGAGAAAACTTTGACAACTTTGAGCCCAAACATCAGGACGATTTCTGCGGCTTTGAGCGCTGGACCGAGTCACCGTCAGAACCGTCACCAGCTCCGGCTCGCCCCGGTTCTGTGACCCAGGAGAGCGGCACCATGAGCGGACACTGCAGTGACACTGAGTCCCGCTGTGACGGACTCTCCGCGGCCAGGTCCGCCATACTAGACTGCCTCCTGGTGGAACTGTATGAGacgtgcagcagcaggagaacccTGGACAGCTGGGACAGCTCAACCGAAGCTTCCGGTTCTGATGCGTTTCTGGGCCGAAGCAACTGCGGCTCTAGTTTCCTGCAGGAGCTTCAGCTGAAACACACCCGGAGGCTGCAGGTGAACTACCTGCAACAGAAGG CTCCAGAGGAGCTGCAGTCGATCATCCAGGAGGTGAAATATCGTACAAGTCTTCAGTCGGCCAAACTGATTCGTCAGCTGAGGAGACGAGACCGTCTTTGTCACAAACTACAGAAgaactatgacatcatcacagcgtGTCTTCAAGCTGTCTCTCAAAAACGac GTGTTGACACCAGGTTGAAGTTCACCATTGAACCGTCGCTGGGAAAGAACGGATTCCAGCAG TGGTACGATGCCCTGAAAGCTGTGGCCAGACTTCATACTGGGATTCCAAAGGAATGGAGGAAGAGG GTTTGGCTCACACTCGCTGACCAGTACCTTCACACCATCTCCATCGACTGGGAAAAGACACTTCGCTTTGCCTTTAATGAGCGCAGCAACCCGGACGACGACTCCCTCGGCGTCCAAATCGTCAAG GACCTGCACAGGACTGGATGCAGTTCTTACTGTGGCCAGGAGGGGGAGCAGGACCGAGTGGTGCTGAAGAGGGTGTTGTTGGCGTTTGCTCGCTGGAATAAAAGTGTGGGTTATTGTCAAGGTTTTAACGTCCTGGCTGCATTAATACTGGAGGTGACGGAGGGAGACGAGAGTGACGCACTGAAG gtgaTGATTTACCTGATTGACAAAGTTCTGCCTGAAAGTTATTTTGCCAACAACCTACGAGCTTtgtcag tGGACATGGCCGTGTTTCGGGACCTGCTGCGTCTCAAACTTCCCAGACTTTCCCAGCATCTCCATCACCTtcaaaaagcagcaaacagaGAAGCTGGAG gcagTTACGAGCCTCCTCTCACTAACGTGTTCACCATGCAGTGGTTCCTCACCATGTTTGCCACCTGCCTGCCTTCGTCTACAGTTCTCAAGATCTGGGACTCGGTCTTCTTTGAAGGTTCTGAGATTCTGTTTCGCGTCGCTCTCGCTATCTGGGAGCGACTGGGAGA GAGGATCGAGTACTGTCCCACAGCAGATGACTTCTACAGTACCATGGGTTGTTTGACTCAGGAAATGTTAGAGAAGAACCTCGTTGATCCAGGTGAACTCATGCAG gAAGTGTATTCCATGGCGGTGTTTCCTTTCCCTCAGTTGTCTGAGCTCAGAGAGAAATACACATACAACATCACTCCATTCCCCACATCTGTCAAATCCAATGGAAG CAGTGGTGTGGGCAGCTGGgaaagtgatgatgatgatgctgacaTGGATGATGAAGACTCTGTGGTCACTGCTCTCGGGTGTTTGGGGCCACTGGGAGGTTTACTGGCCCCAGAGCTGCAGAGATACCACAGACACCTGCGAg accAGAGAACAGAGCAGGGAAACTTCACACAGCTGAGCCCGGGCGCAGTGggaggagcagggggagggGCCAGGGCGGAGCATCAAGCTGCCATCAACAGTATGATGATGGAGAGAATGAGCACCGACATCTATGCCTTAAAGAAACAGTACACTCGTATCAAGAGACGACAGCAGCAACAGGCCATGCAACTGTACATACGCACAG GACTTGGACGTGAAGTTCCCATGAGTGCAGGACTTCTTCAGGAACAGATGGACAAACCCAGGAACAGTTCTGACCGATACTCTGATG AAAAATGTCCTGCAACTCGTGTCCTCGCCTCTCAGCTCAACCCGTCCAGTGCCGTCATCAACCACCTGCTGCTGGGTCGTAAACCACGTAGCAGACCCACATCCACCAGTCACAGCTCCCCCTGCAGGCAGCACTGGGGATCACTGCCCTCCCACAGCAGCAGACCTCCAGGAAACGACAGCAGCGAGTCTGGGTCACCGTGGCGAGCTCATGTCCGGGTTCATCGCAGGAACGTAGCCCGGGCTCGAGCTCAGCTGGGATTTGAAGAttcagaggaaagagaggatgaaggtgaagaggaaaacaagaggaacgatgatgatgatcagaATAAAGACGAGAGTGATGTCACCGTTTCTCCTTCGTCTGATCCTTCTGTTACTGGTTCAGTTTGTGAAGAAGCTCCTCAAGTTTCtgatgaaacaaacacagcacaagtttcacaggttgtggtgaaattAGAGAACGAGTTGAAGCCAGAAACACAACCTTCAGTCCCTGAACCTCCAGCTCATTCAGTCCCTGAACCTCCAGCTCCTTCAGCTGCCGATgttcctgcagctcctccagctgccGATgttcctgcagctcctccagctgccGATGTTTCAGCAGGTGAAGATGCTGTAGATCTTCCTGCAGGTGAAGATGGATGTGGTCCTTCagttcctcctccttcttcaaaCAGGCACAAAGAGTCAGACTCCTCAGCTTCCAAGAGAAACACCACCTCTTCACCTCCATCACTCCACCTCTCCGCCGCCTGCAtgccttcttcttcctcctcctcctcaatcctgagttcatctctctctcctgtccccACATCACTTCCTTCTGGCTCCGTCTCTCCAACACCAGACCCtacctccttcctccctctctcgcttCCTGCTTCCTCCACCTTTTATAAAACCTCCTGTCcctccactccctctctctgctccatcTCCTTATCCTCTAAatctctcatctcctcctccccgTCCACGCCGGTGTtaagctccacctcctccactcccaaacagcagcagctcttctCTCCGTTCCCAAGCGTGAAACATCCCAGAAAGTCGCCGGCAGCGAGAAACCTCGGTCTGTACGGACCTACGTCCAGAACTCCCACCGTCCACTTCCCTCAGCTGAGCCGCAGTAGAGCGGCCGGAACCACGGACAGGAGATGA